One genomic segment of Sminthopsis crassicaudata isolate SCR6 chromosome 2, ASM4859323v1, whole genome shotgun sequence includes these proteins:
- the LRFN5 gene encoding leucine-rich repeat and fibronectin type-III domain-containing protein 5 isoform X2: MEKLLFSLLFIGIAVRAQICPKRCVCQILSPNLATLCAKKGLLFVPPNIDRRTVELRLADNFVTNIKRKDFANMTSLVDLTLSRNTISFITPHAFADLRNLRALHLNSNRLTKITNDMFSGLSNLHHLILNNNQLTLISSTAFDDVLALEELDLSYNNLENIPWEAVEKMVSLHTLSLDHNMIDHIPKGTFSHLHKMTRLDVTSNKLQKLPPDPLFQRAQVLATSGIISPSTFALSFGGNPLHCNCELLWLRRLSREDDLETCASPTLLSGRYFWSIPEEEFLCEPPLITRHTHEMRVLEGQRATLRCKARGDPEPAIHWISPEGKLISNATRSIVYDNGTLDILITTVKDTGSFTCIASNPAGEATQTVDLHIIKLPHLLNSTNHIHEPDPGSSDISTSTKSGSNTSSSNGDTKMSQDKKVVVAEATSSTALLKFNFQRNIPGIRMFQIQYNGTYDDSLVYRMIPPTSKTFLVNNLAAGTVYDLCVLAIYDDGITSLTATRVVGCIQFTTEQDYVRCHFMQSQFLGGTMIIIIGGIIVASVLVFIIILMIRYKVCNNNGQHKVTKVSNVYSQTNGAQIQGCSGTMPQSISKQAVGHDENIQCYKGTSGNVTQSSDTCSSQDSSTTTSALPHTWTSNTSASQKQKRKMGPKPSNDSQNEVISSVESQNANRNNSTALQLVSRHPDSVKEVPTSKRAQSKSNALLPNVDKIAHNTQVSLLLHTEGIL, translated from the exons ATGGAAAAACTGCTTTTTTCCCTGTTGTTCATTGGCATAGCAGTGAGAGCACAGATCTGTCCAAAGCGTTGCGTGTGTCAGATTTTGTCTCCTAATCTTGCAACTCTTTGCGCCAAGAAAGGCCTCTTATTTGTTCCACCAAACATTGACAGAAGAACTGTGGAACTCCGACTGGCAGACAATTTTGttacaaatattaaaaggaaagattttgcCAATATGACAAGTTTGGTGGATTTGACTCTATCCCGGAATACAATAAGCTTTATTACACCCCATGCTTTTGCTGATTTGCGCAACTTGCGGGCTTTACATTTGAACAGTAACAGACTGACTAAGATCACAAATGATATGTTCAGTGGGCTTTCCAATCTCCATCACCTAATTCTAAACAACAATCAgctgactttaatttcttctacaGCATTTGATGATGTTTTAGCCCTTGAGGAGCTTGATTTATCCTATAACAATCTTGAAAATATACCTTGGGAAGCTGTTGAAAAAATGGTTAGTTTGCATACACTTAGTTTGGATCACAATATGATTGACCACATACCTAAAGGGACTTTCTCTCACTTGCACAAGATGACTAGATTAGATGTAACATCAAATAAGTTGCAGAAGCTACCACCTGATCCTCTCTTTCAGCGAGCTCAGGTACTAGCAACCTCAGGAATCATCAGCCCATCCACTTTTGCATTAAGTTTTGGTGGAAACCCTTTGCACTGCAATTGTGAATTACTGTGGCTGAGACGCCTTTCAAGGGAAGATGACTTAGAAACTTGTGCTTCTCCTACACTTTTGTCTGGCCGGTATTTTTGGTCAATTCCAGAAGAAGAGTTTTTGTGTGAACCTCCACTTATTACTCGGCATACACATGAAATGAGGGTATTAGAAGGTCAAAGAGCCACGTTGAGGTGTAAGGCTAGGGGAGACCCAGAGCCTGCAATTCACTGGATCTCTCCAGAAGGAAAACTAATTTCAAATGCAACAAGGTCTATTGTCTATGATAATGGAACACTTGATATACTTATAACAACTGTAAAGGATACAGGCTCTTTTACCTGCATTGCATCTAATCCTGCAGGGGAAGCAACCCAAACAGTGGATCTTCATATAATCAAACTCCCTCATTTGTTAAATAGTACAAATCATATTCATGAGCCTGATCCTGGGTCCTCAGATATTTCAACTTCTACTAAGTCAGGTTCTAATACaagtagtagtaatggtgatactaaAATGAGTCAAGATAAAAAAGTTGTAGTAGCAGAAGCAACATCCTCTACTGCActacttaaattcaattttcaaagaaatataccTGGAATACGTATGTTCCAAATTCAGTACAATGGTACTTATGATGATTCACTTGTTTACAG AATGATACCTCCTACGAGCAAAACATTTCTTGTCAATAACCTGGCTGCTGGAACTGTTTATGACTTGTGTGTCTTGGCAATATATGACGATGGCATCACTTCCCTCACTGCCACAAGAGTCGTGGGTTGCATCCAATTTACTACAGAACAGGATTATGTACGTTGCCATTTCATGCAGTCTCAGTTTTTAGGAGGAACCATGATTATTATAATTGGTGGCATCATTGTAGCTTCTGTGCTGgtttttatcatcattttaatgATCCGCTATAAGGTTTGCAATAACAATGGGCAGCACAAAGTCACCAAGGTCAGTAATGTTTATTCTCAAACTAATGGGGCCCAAATACAAGGCTGCAGTGGAACAATGCCTCAGTCAATTTCCAAACAAGCTGTAGGACACGATGAGAACATTCAGTGCTACAAAGGTACCAGTGGAAATGTGACTCAATCTTCAGATACCTGCTCAAGTCAGGACTCTTCTACCACTACCTCTGCTTTGCCGCATACATGGACTTCAAACACTTCTGCATCCCAAAAGCAGAAACGAAAGATGGGACCAAAGCCAAGTAATGATTCACAGAATGAAGTTATTTCAAGTGTTGAGTCCCAAAATGCTAACAGGAATAACTCAACTGCATTGCAGTTAGTTAGCCGTCATCCTGATTCTGTCAAAGAAGTTCCCACATCTAAAAGAGCACAATCAAAGTCAA ATGCATTGCTGCCTAATGTTGACAAGATTGCCCACAACACACAGGTGAGCTTGCTATTACATACTGAAGGCATTCTGTAA
- the LRFN5 gene encoding leucine-rich repeat and fibronectin type-III domain-containing protein 5 isoform X3 has translation MEKLLFSLLFIGIAVRAQICPKRCVCQILSPNLATLCAKKGLLFVPPNIDRRTVELRLADNFVTNIKRKDFANMTSLVDLTLSRNTISFITPHAFADLRNLRALHLNSNRLTKITNDMFSGLSNLHHLILNNNQLTLISSTAFDDVLALEELDLSYNNLENIPWEAVEKMVSLHTLSLDHNMIDHIPKGTFSHLHKMTRLDVTSNKLQKLPPDPLFQRAQVLATSGIISPSTFALSFGGNPLHCNCELLWLRRLSREDDLETCASPTLLSGRYFWSIPEEEFLCEPPLITRHTHEMRVLEGQRATLRCKARGDPEPAIHWISPEGKLISNATRSIVYDNGTLDILITTVKDTGSFTCIASNPAGEATQTVDLHIIKLPHLLNSTNHIHEPDPGSSDISTSTKSGSNTSSSNGDTKMSQDKKVVVAEATSSTALLKFNFQRNIPGIRMFQIQYNGTYDDSLVYRMIPPTSKTFLVNNLAAGTVYDLCVLAIYDDGITSLTATRVVGCIQFTTEQDYVRCHFMQSQFLGGTMIIIIGGIIVASVLVFIIILMIRYKVCNNNGQHKVTKVSNVYSQTNGAQIQGCSGTMPQSISKQAVGHDENIQCYKGTSGNVTQSSDTCSSQDSSTTTSALPHTWTSNTSASQKQKRKMGPKPSNDSQNEVISSVESQNANRNNSTALQLVSRHPDSVKEVPTSKRAQSKSNALLPNVDKIAHNTQRLDII, from the exons ATGGAAAAACTGCTTTTTTCCCTGTTGTTCATTGGCATAGCAGTGAGAGCACAGATCTGTCCAAAGCGTTGCGTGTGTCAGATTTTGTCTCCTAATCTTGCAACTCTTTGCGCCAAGAAAGGCCTCTTATTTGTTCCACCAAACATTGACAGAAGAACTGTGGAACTCCGACTGGCAGACAATTTTGttacaaatattaaaaggaaagattttgcCAATATGACAAGTTTGGTGGATTTGACTCTATCCCGGAATACAATAAGCTTTATTACACCCCATGCTTTTGCTGATTTGCGCAACTTGCGGGCTTTACATTTGAACAGTAACAGACTGACTAAGATCACAAATGATATGTTCAGTGGGCTTTCCAATCTCCATCACCTAATTCTAAACAACAATCAgctgactttaatttcttctacaGCATTTGATGATGTTTTAGCCCTTGAGGAGCTTGATTTATCCTATAACAATCTTGAAAATATACCTTGGGAAGCTGTTGAAAAAATGGTTAGTTTGCATACACTTAGTTTGGATCACAATATGATTGACCACATACCTAAAGGGACTTTCTCTCACTTGCACAAGATGACTAGATTAGATGTAACATCAAATAAGTTGCAGAAGCTACCACCTGATCCTCTCTTTCAGCGAGCTCAGGTACTAGCAACCTCAGGAATCATCAGCCCATCCACTTTTGCATTAAGTTTTGGTGGAAACCCTTTGCACTGCAATTGTGAATTACTGTGGCTGAGACGCCTTTCAAGGGAAGATGACTTAGAAACTTGTGCTTCTCCTACACTTTTGTCTGGCCGGTATTTTTGGTCAATTCCAGAAGAAGAGTTTTTGTGTGAACCTCCACTTATTACTCGGCATACACATGAAATGAGGGTATTAGAAGGTCAAAGAGCCACGTTGAGGTGTAAGGCTAGGGGAGACCCAGAGCCTGCAATTCACTGGATCTCTCCAGAAGGAAAACTAATTTCAAATGCAACAAGGTCTATTGTCTATGATAATGGAACACTTGATATACTTATAACAACTGTAAAGGATACAGGCTCTTTTACCTGCATTGCATCTAATCCTGCAGGGGAAGCAACCCAAACAGTGGATCTTCATATAATCAAACTCCCTCATTTGTTAAATAGTACAAATCATATTCATGAGCCTGATCCTGGGTCCTCAGATATTTCAACTTCTACTAAGTCAGGTTCTAATACaagtagtagtaatggtgatactaaAATGAGTCAAGATAAAAAAGTTGTAGTAGCAGAAGCAACATCCTCTACTGCActacttaaattcaattttcaaagaaatataccTGGAATACGTATGTTCCAAATTCAGTACAATGGTACTTATGATGATTCACTTGTTTACAG AATGATACCTCCTACGAGCAAAACATTTCTTGTCAATAACCTGGCTGCTGGAACTGTTTATGACTTGTGTGTCTTGGCAATATATGACGATGGCATCACTTCCCTCACTGCCACAAGAGTCGTGGGTTGCATCCAATTTACTACAGAACAGGATTATGTACGTTGCCATTTCATGCAGTCTCAGTTTTTAGGAGGAACCATGATTATTATAATTGGTGGCATCATTGTAGCTTCTGTGCTGgtttttatcatcattttaatgATCCGCTATAAGGTTTGCAATAACAATGGGCAGCACAAAGTCACCAAGGTCAGTAATGTTTATTCTCAAACTAATGGGGCCCAAATACAAGGCTGCAGTGGAACAATGCCTCAGTCAATTTCCAAACAAGCTGTAGGACACGATGAGAACATTCAGTGCTACAAAGGTACCAGTGGAAATGTGACTCAATCTTCAGATACCTGCTCAAGTCAGGACTCTTCTACCACTACCTCTGCTTTGCCGCATACATGGACTTCAAACACTTCTGCATCCCAAAAGCAGAAACGAAAGATGGGACCAAAGCCAAGTAATGATTCACAGAATGAAGTTATTTCAAGTGTTGAGTCCCAAAATGCTAACAGGAATAACTCAACTGCATTGCAGTTAGTTAGCCGTCATCCTGATTCTGTCAAAGAAGTTCCCACATCTAAAAGAGCACAATCAAAGTCAA ATGCATTGCTGCCTAATGTTGACAAGATTGCCCACAACACACAG
- the LRFN5 gene encoding leucine-rich repeat and fibronectin type-III domain-containing protein 5 isoform X1 — MEKLLFSLLFIGIAVRAQICPKRCVCQILSPNLATLCAKKGLLFVPPNIDRRTVELRLADNFVTNIKRKDFANMTSLVDLTLSRNTISFITPHAFADLRNLRALHLNSNRLTKITNDMFSGLSNLHHLILNNNQLTLISSTAFDDVLALEELDLSYNNLENIPWEAVEKMVSLHTLSLDHNMIDHIPKGTFSHLHKMTRLDVTSNKLQKLPPDPLFQRAQVLATSGIISPSTFALSFGGNPLHCNCELLWLRRLSREDDLETCASPTLLSGRYFWSIPEEEFLCEPPLITRHTHEMRVLEGQRATLRCKARGDPEPAIHWISPEGKLISNATRSIVYDNGTLDILITTVKDTGSFTCIASNPAGEATQTVDLHIIKLPHLLNSTNHIHEPDPGSSDISTSTKSGSNTSSSNGDTKMSQDKKVVVAEATSSTALLKFNFQRNIPGIRMFQIQYNGTYDDSLVYRMIPPTSKTFLVNNLAAGTVYDLCVLAIYDDGITSLTATRVVGCIQFTTEQDYVRCHFMQSQFLGGTMIIIIGGIIVASVLVFIIILMIRYKVCNNNGQHKVTKVSNVYSQTNGAQIQGCSGTMPQSISKQAVGHDENIQCYKGTSGNVTQSSDTCSSQDSSTTTSALPHTWTSNTSASQKQKRKMGPKPSNDSQNEVISSVESQNANRNNSTALQLVSRHPDSVKEVPTSKRAQSKSSKFLTVPVERSRARRRYSLNGKLVEYHCYVKSENTGLLWFKRSMSLNGMVLQSGISDLDSGKATFSRSEWILESTV; from the exons ATGGAAAAACTGCTTTTTTCCCTGTTGTTCATTGGCATAGCAGTGAGAGCACAGATCTGTCCAAAGCGTTGCGTGTGTCAGATTTTGTCTCCTAATCTTGCAACTCTTTGCGCCAAGAAAGGCCTCTTATTTGTTCCACCAAACATTGACAGAAGAACTGTGGAACTCCGACTGGCAGACAATTTTGttacaaatattaaaaggaaagattttgcCAATATGACAAGTTTGGTGGATTTGACTCTATCCCGGAATACAATAAGCTTTATTACACCCCATGCTTTTGCTGATTTGCGCAACTTGCGGGCTTTACATTTGAACAGTAACAGACTGACTAAGATCACAAATGATATGTTCAGTGGGCTTTCCAATCTCCATCACCTAATTCTAAACAACAATCAgctgactttaatttcttctacaGCATTTGATGATGTTTTAGCCCTTGAGGAGCTTGATTTATCCTATAACAATCTTGAAAATATACCTTGGGAAGCTGTTGAAAAAATGGTTAGTTTGCATACACTTAGTTTGGATCACAATATGATTGACCACATACCTAAAGGGACTTTCTCTCACTTGCACAAGATGACTAGATTAGATGTAACATCAAATAAGTTGCAGAAGCTACCACCTGATCCTCTCTTTCAGCGAGCTCAGGTACTAGCAACCTCAGGAATCATCAGCCCATCCACTTTTGCATTAAGTTTTGGTGGAAACCCTTTGCACTGCAATTGTGAATTACTGTGGCTGAGACGCCTTTCAAGGGAAGATGACTTAGAAACTTGTGCTTCTCCTACACTTTTGTCTGGCCGGTATTTTTGGTCAATTCCAGAAGAAGAGTTTTTGTGTGAACCTCCACTTATTACTCGGCATACACATGAAATGAGGGTATTAGAAGGTCAAAGAGCCACGTTGAGGTGTAAGGCTAGGGGAGACCCAGAGCCTGCAATTCACTGGATCTCTCCAGAAGGAAAACTAATTTCAAATGCAACAAGGTCTATTGTCTATGATAATGGAACACTTGATATACTTATAACAACTGTAAAGGATACAGGCTCTTTTACCTGCATTGCATCTAATCCTGCAGGGGAAGCAACCCAAACAGTGGATCTTCATATAATCAAACTCCCTCATTTGTTAAATAGTACAAATCATATTCATGAGCCTGATCCTGGGTCCTCAGATATTTCAACTTCTACTAAGTCAGGTTCTAATACaagtagtagtaatggtgatactaaAATGAGTCAAGATAAAAAAGTTGTAGTAGCAGAAGCAACATCCTCTACTGCActacttaaattcaattttcaaagaaatataccTGGAATACGTATGTTCCAAATTCAGTACAATGGTACTTATGATGATTCACTTGTTTACAG AATGATACCTCCTACGAGCAAAACATTTCTTGTCAATAACCTGGCTGCTGGAACTGTTTATGACTTGTGTGTCTTGGCAATATATGACGATGGCATCACTTCCCTCACTGCCACAAGAGTCGTGGGTTGCATCCAATTTACTACAGAACAGGATTATGTACGTTGCCATTTCATGCAGTCTCAGTTTTTAGGAGGAACCATGATTATTATAATTGGTGGCATCATTGTAGCTTCTGTGCTGgtttttatcatcattttaatgATCCGCTATAAGGTTTGCAATAACAATGGGCAGCACAAAGTCACCAAGGTCAGTAATGTTTATTCTCAAACTAATGGGGCCCAAATACAAGGCTGCAGTGGAACAATGCCTCAGTCAATTTCCAAACAAGCTGTAGGACACGATGAGAACATTCAGTGCTACAAAGGTACCAGTGGAAATGTGACTCAATCTTCAGATACCTGCTCAAGTCAGGACTCTTCTACCACTACCTCTGCTTTGCCGCATACATGGACTTCAAACACTTCTGCATCCCAAAAGCAGAAACGAAAGATGGGACCAAAGCCAAGTAATGATTCACAGAATGAAGTTATTTCAAGTGTTGAGTCCCAAAATGCTAACAGGAATAACTCAACTGCATTGCAGTTAGTTAGCCGTCATCCTGATTCTGTCAAAGAAGTTCCCACATCTAAAAGAGCACAATCAAAGTCAAGTAAGTTTCTTACTGTGCCTGTTGAAAGATCCAGAGCAAGGCGCAGGTACTCTCTGAATGGAAAATTAGTGGAATACCATTGTTATGTTAAGTCAGAAAACACAGGTCTATTATGGTTTAAAAGGAGCATGTCTCTGAATGGGATGGTACTTCAGTCAGGCATTTCTGACTTGGATAGTGGAAAAGCAACTTTTTCAAGATCTGAGTGGATTTTAGAAAGCACTGTGTga
- the LRFN5 gene encoding leucine-rich repeat and fibronectin type-III domain-containing protein 5 isoform X5, producing MEKLLFSLLFIGIAVRAQICPKRCVCQILSPNLATLCAKKGLLFVPPNIDRRTVELRLADNFVTNIKRKDFANMTSLVDLTLSRNTISFITPHAFADLRNLRALHLNSNRLTKITNDMFSGLSNLHHLILNNNQLTLISSTAFDDVLALEELDLSYNNLENIPWEAVEKMVSLHTLSLDHNMIDHIPKGTFSHLHKMTRLDVTSNKLQKLPPDPLFQRAQVLATSGIISPSTFALSFGGNPLHCNCELLWLRRLSREDDLETCASPTLLSGRYFWSIPEEEFLCEPPLITRHTHEMRVLEGQRATLRCKARGDPEPAIHWISPEGKLISNATRSIVYDNGTLDILITTVKDTGSFTCIASNPAGEATQTVDLHIIKLPHLLNSTNHIHEPDPGSSDISTSTKSGSNTSSSNGDTKMSQDKKVVVAEATSSTALLKFNFQRNIPGIRMFQIQYNGTYDDSLVYRMIPPTSKTFLVNNLAAGTVYDLCVLAIYDDGITSLTATRVVGCIQFTTEQDYVRCHFMQSQFLGGTMIIIIGGIIVASVLVFIIILMIRYKVCNNNGQHKVTKVSNVYSQTNGAQIQGCSGTMPQSISKQAVGHDENIQCYKGTSGNVTQSSDTCSSQDSSTTTSALPHTWTSNTSASQKQKRKMGPKPSNDSQNEVISSVESQNANRNNSTALQLVSRHPDSVKEVPTSKRAQSKSNALLPNVDKIAHNTQGKK from the exons ATGGAAAAACTGCTTTTTTCCCTGTTGTTCATTGGCATAGCAGTGAGAGCACAGATCTGTCCAAAGCGTTGCGTGTGTCAGATTTTGTCTCCTAATCTTGCAACTCTTTGCGCCAAGAAAGGCCTCTTATTTGTTCCACCAAACATTGACAGAAGAACTGTGGAACTCCGACTGGCAGACAATTTTGttacaaatattaaaaggaaagattttgcCAATATGACAAGTTTGGTGGATTTGACTCTATCCCGGAATACAATAAGCTTTATTACACCCCATGCTTTTGCTGATTTGCGCAACTTGCGGGCTTTACATTTGAACAGTAACAGACTGACTAAGATCACAAATGATATGTTCAGTGGGCTTTCCAATCTCCATCACCTAATTCTAAACAACAATCAgctgactttaatttcttctacaGCATTTGATGATGTTTTAGCCCTTGAGGAGCTTGATTTATCCTATAACAATCTTGAAAATATACCTTGGGAAGCTGTTGAAAAAATGGTTAGTTTGCATACACTTAGTTTGGATCACAATATGATTGACCACATACCTAAAGGGACTTTCTCTCACTTGCACAAGATGACTAGATTAGATGTAACATCAAATAAGTTGCAGAAGCTACCACCTGATCCTCTCTTTCAGCGAGCTCAGGTACTAGCAACCTCAGGAATCATCAGCCCATCCACTTTTGCATTAAGTTTTGGTGGAAACCCTTTGCACTGCAATTGTGAATTACTGTGGCTGAGACGCCTTTCAAGGGAAGATGACTTAGAAACTTGTGCTTCTCCTACACTTTTGTCTGGCCGGTATTTTTGGTCAATTCCAGAAGAAGAGTTTTTGTGTGAACCTCCACTTATTACTCGGCATACACATGAAATGAGGGTATTAGAAGGTCAAAGAGCCACGTTGAGGTGTAAGGCTAGGGGAGACCCAGAGCCTGCAATTCACTGGATCTCTCCAGAAGGAAAACTAATTTCAAATGCAACAAGGTCTATTGTCTATGATAATGGAACACTTGATATACTTATAACAACTGTAAAGGATACAGGCTCTTTTACCTGCATTGCATCTAATCCTGCAGGGGAAGCAACCCAAACAGTGGATCTTCATATAATCAAACTCCCTCATTTGTTAAATAGTACAAATCATATTCATGAGCCTGATCCTGGGTCCTCAGATATTTCAACTTCTACTAAGTCAGGTTCTAATACaagtagtagtaatggtgatactaaAATGAGTCAAGATAAAAAAGTTGTAGTAGCAGAAGCAACATCCTCTACTGCActacttaaattcaattttcaaagaaatataccTGGAATACGTATGTTCCAAATTCAGTACAATGGTACTTATGATGATTCACTTGTTTACAG AATGATACCTCCTACGAGCAAAACATTTCTTGTCAATAACCTGGCTGCTGGAACTGTTTATGACTTGTGTGTCTTGGCAATATATGACGATGGCATCACTTCCCTCACTGCCACAAGAGTCGTGGGTTGCATCCAATTTACTACAGAACAGGATTATGTACGTTGCCATTTCATGCAGTCTCAGTTTTTAGGAGGAACCATGATTATTATAATTGGTGGCATCATTGTAGCTTCTGTGCTGgtttttatcatcattttaatgATCCGCTATAAGGTTTGCAATAACAATGGGCAGCACAAAGTCACCAAGGTCAGTAATGTTTATTCTCAAACTAATGGGGCCCAAATACAAGGCTGCAGTGGAACAATGCCTCAGTCAATTTCCAAACAAGCTGTAGGACACGATGAGAACATTCAGTGCTACAAAGGTACCAGTGGAAATGTGACTCAATCTTCAGATACCTGCTCAAGTCAGGACTCTTCTACCACTACCTCTGCTTTGCCGCATACATGGACTTCAAACACTTCTGCATCCCAAAAGCAGAAACGAAAGATGGGACCAAAGCCAAGTAATGATTCACAGAATGAAGTTATTTCAAGTGTTGAGTCCCAAAATGCTAACAGGAATAACTCAACTGCATTGCAGTTAGTTAGCCGTCATCCTGATTCTGTCAAAGAAGTTCCCACATCTAAAAGAGCACAATCAAAGTCAA ATGCATTGCTGCCTAATGTTGACAAGATTGCCCACAACACACAG GGGAAGAAATGA